A region from the Parasphingopyxis sp. CP4 genome encodes:
- a CDS encoding cytochrome C, which translates to MMPASAVAQSEGRGEELVEDVCGSCHGTNRMARSSGYTREDWRVLASTMVDLSRSPETEAEILDYLAATYPPSENRASTPVNGPLSIRFEEWQVPTLGQRSRDPVEAPDGSIWWVGQWLDILGRLDPETGEMEEHRLPAGARPHSVTIGPDGAAWYTGNRNATIGRFDPATEQITEFVMPDEAARDPHTAEFDANGILWFSLQGSNMIGRLDPATGEVRLIRSPRERSRPYGVKIAADGTIWVACNGANCLLRVDPDTMEVTEITLPEQGTTVRRLDIDRDGLIWWVNSGLGRLGRYNPESGEITEWASPSGPSSHPYAIAVFDDAIWYNESGVRPDMLVRFEPETETFQSWPIPSGPVYAGILRHMRTSLDGSALLIHQSGTNHIARVTVDRTDAAR; encoded by the coding sequence ATGATGCCAGCATCCGCCGTCGCACAGTCAGAAGGCCGAGGGGAAGAGTTGGTCGAAGATGTATGCGGCAGTTGTCACGGTACGAACCGCATGGCGAGAAGTTCCGGCTATACGCGTGAGGATTGGCGTGTTCTGGCGTCTACCATGGTTGATCTGTCCAGAAGTCCGGAAACCGAGGCGGAGATTCTCGACTATCTTGCAGCCACATATCCACCCAGTGAAAACCGAGCCTCAACACCCGTAAATGGACCGCTGTCCATACGGTTTGAGGAGTGGCAGGTGCCGACTTTGGGGCAGCGGTCACGCGATCCGGTAGAGGCGCCTGACGGCAGCATTTGGTGGGTCGGTCAGTGGCTCGACATATTGGGCCGGCTGGATCCTGAAACCGGTGAGATGGAAGAGCATCGGTTGCCAGCCGGGGCGCGACCGCATTCGGTGACAATCGGGCCTGACGGAGCGGCATGGTACACCGGAAATCGCAACGCCACGATCGGTAGATTTGATCCTGCAACTGAGCAGATCACGGAGTTCGTAATGCCGGACGAGGCCGCACGCGATCCCCACACGGCAGAGTTCGACGCCAATGGAATTCTCTGGTTCAGCCTGCAGGGCAGCAACATGATCGGACGATTGGATCCGGCTACCGGCGAAGTCCGACTGATCCGGAGTCCCCGTGAGAGGTCGCGTCCCTATGGGGTGAAAATTGCAGCAGACGGCACGATTTGGGTGGCCTGTAACGGGGCCAACTGTTTGTTGCGGGTCGATCCAGACACGATGGAGGTCACCGAAATCACTCTGCCTGAGCAAGGCACAACGGTCAGGCGGCTCGATATCGATCGGGACGGACTAATCTGGTGGGTCAATTCGGGTCTGGGGCGCTTGGGGCGCTATAATCCGGAAAGTGGTGAAATCACGGAATGGGCCTCCCCGAGCGGACCCAGTTCACACCCTTATGCGATTGCCGTTTTTGACGATGCGATCTGGTATAATGAAAGCGGCGTGCGCCCTGACATGCTGGTGCGGTTCGAACCGGAAACCGAGACCTTTCAAAGCTGGCCAATTCCTTCGGGACCGGTCTATGCGGGAATCCTTCGCCACATGCGAACCAGCCTGGATGGCAGCGCATTGCTGATCCATCAAAGCGGCACAAACCATATTGCCAGGGTTACGGTCGACCGCACGGACGCGGCCCGCTGA
- the uxuA gene encoding mannonate dehydratase produces the protein MRESWRWFGPNDPVSLDDIRQTGATDIVSALHDVPIGAVWPREAIAAHKALIEDGSNARAPLHWTVVESIPVHDDIKCAAAGHHQYVDAWIATLENLAAEGITTICYNFMPVIDWTRTDLKYRLPSGAFALRFDQDQFAAFDLFILKRDNAQLDYTTAEIDRAEREFQSMTAANIAELTRTIIAGLPGKMTEAYSLEDFRTALARYDGIDHATLRSNLHSFLARVTPHAEKAGVRLAIHPDDPPWDMFGLPRIICTADDLDKLFADIPSPANGMTLCVGTYGSRPDNDLPQMADRYADRIFFAHLRGVTRDPENQRSFFEASHLDSDVDMVAIIAQLLDNEAAGQSEIFIRPDHGHLMLDDVHHPTNPGYSAIGRMKGLAEIRGVIRALAVR, from the coding sequence ATGCGTGAATCCTGGCGATGGTTTGGGCCCAATGATCCAGTCAGTCTGGACGACATTCGCCAAACCGGCGCAACGGACATTGTCAGCGCGCTCCATGACGTGCCGATCGGCGCGGTCTGGCCTCGTGAAGCCATAGCTGCGCACAAGGCTTTGATCGAGGATGGTTCTAACGCGCGAGCACCGCTGCACTGGACCGTTGTCGAGAGCATCCCTGTCCATGATGACATAAAATGTGCAGCAGCTGGGCATCATCAGTATGTCGATGCTTGGATTGCGACGCTCGAAAACCTTGCCGCCGAGGGTATCACAACAATCTGCTACAACTTCATGCCGGTGATCGATTGGACAAGGACCGACCTCAAATATCGGTTGCCGAGCGGCGCCTTTGCGCTGCGTTTCGACCAAGACCAGTTCGCGGCCTTTGATCTGTTCATTCTGAAACGCGACAATGCGCAATTGGATTACACTACAGCAGAAATCGATCGGGCCGAGCGTGAGTTTCAGTCGATGACAGCGGCAAATATCGCCGAGCTGACCCGAACAATCATCGCCGGCTTGCCGGGGAAGATGACAGAGGCCTATTCGCTCGAAGACTTTAGAACCGCGCTGGCCCGGTACGACGGCATCGATCACGCGACCCTGAGGAGCAATCTCCATTCCTTTCTCGCACGGGTGACACCGCATGCAGAAAAAGCGGGCGTTCGACTGGCCATCCACCCGGATGATCCGCCATGGGACATGTTTGGCTTGCCCCGCATCATTTGCACGGCGGATGATCTCGATAAGCTGTTTGCCGATATTCCGAGTCCGGCAAACGGTATGACATTATGTGTCGGAACCTATGGCAGCAGGCCCGATAATGATCTGCCTCAAATGGCAGATCGCTATGCAGATCGGATATTCTTTGCGCATCTTCGCGGCGTCACACGCGATCCCGAAAACCAGCGTAGTTTCTTCGAAGCGAGCCATCTCGACAGCGACGTCGATATGGTCGCAATCATTGCGCAACTGTTGGACAATGAAGCCGCCGGACAGAGCGAAATCTTCATCCGCCCTGACCATGGCCATTTGATGCTCGATGATGTCCACCACCCAACCAATCCCGGATATTCAGCCATTGGCAGAATGAAAGGCCTGGCGGAAATTCGCGGGGTGATACGGGCGCTGGCTGTCCGTTGA
- a CDS encoding Nramp family divalent metal transporter — protein MPLFLPGIFLLGFNIGTGSVTTMAKAGATYGMSLLWTVMLSCVATFLMINAYGRFTLVTGETALQAFRRHIHPAIGIFFIVALTAGVSGSVMGVMGIIAEISYEWSKTIIEGGIAPIYWAALFIGIVYLIFWNGRTQVFERALAVIVAIMAASFVLNFFILMPPLADMVSGLVPSVPDIADTESDGRGPLLLIASMVGTTLFSGLFIIRTTLVKEAGWTIGDARQQRRDALFAAIMMFVISAAIMSAAAGTLYIAGVGLDRPSQMISLLEPLAGAFAVSIFAIGIVAAGVSSQFPNVLMLPWLLCDYQNAPREMTLPKYRIMVLLISLLGLVVPLFDARPVFVMIVSQAFNVVLLPLTVACIVYLGNRHDLMGEHRFRPATNCGLIAIFLFSLITSYMGYQGLFVMLAS, from the coding sequence GTGCCATTGTTTTTGCCCGGAATATTCCTGCTCGGCTTCAATATCGGCACGGGCAGCGTCACAACCATGGCAAAGGCGGGCGCTACATATGGTATGTCATTGCTGTGGACAGTTATGCTGTCCTGTGTCGCAACATTTCTGATGATCAACGCGTATGGCCGGTTCACACTGGTCACCGGTGAAACAGCCCTACAGGCGTTTCGCCGTCATATTCACCCGGCGATCGGGATTTTCTTCATTGTTGCTCTCACCGCTGGTGTCAGTGGCAGCGTGATGGGCGTTATGGGGATCATCGCCGAAATCAGCTATGAATGGTCCAAGACAATCATCGAAGGTGGAATTGCACCCATCTATTGGGCCGCCCTCTTCATAGGCATTGTCTATCTGATATTCTGGAATGGACGCACGCAAGTATTTGAGCGCGCACTGGCCGTGATCGTTGCGATCATGGCGGCGAGCTTCGTTTTGAACTTTTTTATCCTGATGCCGCCGCTGGCAGACATGGTGAGCGGCCTTGTTCCATCAGTTCCAGATATCGCGGACACGGAAAGCGATGGCCGAGGCCCCCTCCTCCTGATCGCATCGATGGTCGGGACGACTCTGTTTTCCGGCTTGTTCATCATTCGCACGACTCTTGTAAAAGAAGCTGGCTGGACGATCGGCGATGCACGGCAACAGCGTCGAGACGCCTTGTTTGCGGCCATAATGATGTTTGTCATCAGCGCTGCAATAATGTCGGCAGCCGCAGGCACGCTCTATATTGCCGGGGTCGGCCTCGATCGACCATCCCAGATGATCAGTTTGCTGGAACCGTTAGCGGGCGCGTTTGCAGTCTCAATCTTTGCCATCGGTATTGTGGCGGCCGGTGTGTCATCACAATTTCCCAATGTGCTGATGCTGCCCTGGCTGTTGTGCGACTATCAGAACGCACCGCGCGAAATGACCCTTCCGAAATATCGGATAATGGTGCTTTTGATCTCATTGCTCGGCCTGGTTGTTCCGCTATTCGATGCCCGGCCAGTGTTCGTGATGATAGTATCTCAGGCCTTCAATGTGGTGCTCTTGCCGCTCACAGTCGCGTGCATAGTCTATCTGGGCAATCGCCACGATCTGATGGGCGAACATCGTTTCCGCCCAGCGACAAATTGCGGACTTATCGCGATTTTTCTCTTCTCCCTAATCACCAGCTATATGGGATATCAGGGATTGTTTGTGATGCTGGCGAGCTGA